The Pseudomonas sp. TH06 genome contains the following window.
CATGCTGGTGCTCGAAGAGCTGGAACACGCCCTTGCTCGCGGCGCGCGCATCCACGCCGAGATCGTTGGCTTCGGCAGTAACGCCGACGGCCAGCACACCACCCGCCCGGAACAAGTGACCATGCGCCGCGCCATGGAACTGGCGCTGGAAGACGCCGGGCTGACGCCCGATGCAATCGGTTACGTAAATGGTCACGGCACCGCTACAGAACAGGGCGACATTGCCGAAACACTGGCGACCAGCAGTTTGTTCGGTGAACGCATGCCGATCAGCTCGCAGAAGAGTTTTCTTGGCCACACCCTCGGCGCCTGCGGGGCGCTGGAGTCGTGGTTCAGCATCGAGATGATGAATCGCGACCTGTACGTGCACACGTTCAACCTCAACGAGGTCGATCCGCACTGCGGCAAGCTCGACTACCTGCGCGGCGAATTCCGCCAGATGCATCACGACTACGTGATGAACAACAATTTCGCTTTTGGTGGCGTCAACACCTCGTTGATTTTCCGCCGCTGGCACTGACCGCAACACGTTTGGAGTGAAGGGAATGACTCAGTTTCACCGCATCGCCGCCCTGTTGGCCCTGGCCTTTGTGCTCGGCGGTTGCACCAGCAAACCGGTTTACAACGCCAAGGAAGAGTTTTCGCCAAACCTCGGTTTCACCGCCCCACAGATGAGCCGTGCCATCGTCACCGCCCTGAACGACCGCCAGTGGGTCGTGCAATCGGTGCGTCCGGGCATGATCAAAGCGGCGATCACCGTGCGCGGCCGCCACCATGCCGAAGTCGATATCCCGTTCACGCCGACCTCGTTCGAAATCGACTACCGCAGCAGCTACGGCCTCGACGCCAAGGACGGCAAGATCCACGGCAACTACAACCGCTGGGTCAACCGCCTGCGTGACAACGTGCTGAAAGAGCTGTCGATCAACCCGGACATCGAAGCGGTGAACAACCTGGGCATCATCAAACAGGGCGCGGACGAACCGACTTATCTGAGCTTTCGCGAAGGCGTCAAACGCGCCACCGACGCCGGCCTGCTCGACGGTAGCGTGAAGTTCTACCTGGCCGGCGAACCCCTGCCGAAACAGGTGCGCAAACTCGACACCGTCAGCAGCAGCCGCAAGACCAACGGCTCGAACAAATCCGACGAAGACGCCTGCTTCTGGGCCCTGCAATCGGCCCTCGCGACCCTGCAGAACGCCGCGAAAAAAGCCGACGCCAACGCCGTGATCAACATCGCCAGCGTCGACCAGCGTGACTTGTACAAAGACACCGAAAAATTCCAGTGCCGTGCGGGGTTGGTGGTGTCGAGCGTGGCGCTGCGCGGGGATTTGGCGCACGTGGATTGATGCGCAGCATCTCGTAATGAGGGCGCCATTCGGCGCCCTTTTTTACACGCAGATCGAGCATCATGCGAAACCACTGTGAATTGCAGCTATCGTAAAAAAGTCTAAAAAACTGTTAGTTCTTACAGGTGCCAAGTTGAGCTGCCAGGTAGACGATGCAGAGGTAATACTCCTCCATAAACGGTGATCAACATGGCAACTTATACCGATCAGGATCTTCTGAAGCTGACTCCAGAACAAGTGAAAAGCCTTAGCCCCGACGACAAAAAGCGGCTAGAGACTCTAAGACATCTTCGCGACATTCGCGCGGACGTTCTAATTCGATAATTCAGCCCTTATAAGCAGAACTAATCATTAAGCAGAGGTTGACCAGAGAAATTGCTACCTGCCATACACAAAGGGCGCCATTCGGCGCCCTGTTCATTTTCTGCATCTACACTCGTCTGGCAGGCCAACGCATCGCGTCTGCCAGAACGGCGAGCCCCCACCGGTCAAACACTCGCTGTTCTCTTTCACCGTCAAGGAGATGACCATGCAAGTGAAAGCCCTGATCGCCGCCACGCTCTTCAGCCTGCTGCCCAGCGCCAGCCACGCCACCAACCTCATGTACATGCCCTTCGAAACGGTGCTGTCCGACGCGATTCGTGCCGGACGGCTGGATGGCAGTGTGAAGTTTTATCTGGCCGGGAATGGCCCGCAGGGCACTCAGCGGTTGTTGCAGCGCGATGTGATCAGTGATCTGAAGACCAACGGCTTCAACAAGAGCGATCACGACTCCTGTGAATGGGTGTTGCAGTCGAACCTGATCAAGTTGCAGGCCGAGGCCAAGCGGGTCGGGGCGAATGCGGTGACTAACATAGTCAGTTATTACGATCAGCATGTGCGCAAGGATTTGAATACTTACGAGTGTCGGGCGGGGATTTTTGTGACACGGGTGACGTTGCGCGGGGACTTGGTGCGAGTGAATTGATTGCCGGAACGGCATTCCAGCATGAAAAAGGGCGCCTTTTGGCGCCCTTTTTCATCGATTAATTAATCATATTTTCGCAAATAAAATGCTGGTAAATAGCACTGAAAACCTATCATCTCGTATTTTTTAAAATAGCTCTGTAAATCGATATGGAAACTGGAAAGCATTGCAATGACAGGAGCGAACATATAACAAGAAAATCTGAACAGGTATCAGAATATAGCTAAACAACCTCAACACCTGTCAGATCTGACAGGTGCTCAAATTAAAGCTTCCCTTCAAACTAGCCCGGCGACGAACACATTGAAAAAAAATCAATCAAGCTCCATTTTAAAAAGGAATAATTACTGTGGAAAACTCAAAATTCAAGAATGAAATCTTAAGCCTTATGAAGGCTGCAACCAGCGACCAAAACGCTGCCAATAAGTCGTGGGAAGGCACATTGAATTTCGACTTCAATGAAAGTTCTGAAGAAGATGACGATGAAGATACCGACCAAGAATACCGTATAGTTAAAGTTTCAGTAAAAGCAGGAGGAACTGATACAACCGAACTATCCCTGGAGGGTTTGATTAGCTCTATTGAAAGTAAAATCAATGCTCTTAGCGAACCGCCCTATTCATGGCTCGTCATCGCAGAGTCAGACCGCACAACCATGAGATGCACTGTAACAGTTCTCGATGAGAATCTTCCCGCTGACAAATACTCCCAATGAATACGTTCAGACTTTATCTATAACCAGAAATCTTTAATTAGAAAAAACTCTGACGGAGAATTGAATTAGCACTCCCTCAAAACGACAAAATGGTAGAGCTCAAAACATCAAGTCAGTTTCGAATGCCAACTACCAAAAAGACGAAAAACCGTGAAAGCACAAGCTTGAACATAATCCGCCCCTGATGTTAAACATCACAAATCATGGAAAGAACCCGTCAAAACCAAGAACCCCCATGTGAAAAAGGGATATTTACAAGTTAAAACAAGACGCAGGCAAGCCCGCCCCATTGGTTTTTTAAATGAGCACAAAGGGTGTGAACACTTCTGTAACTTGTGGGAGCTGGCTTGCCAGCCATTGACGGCGCACCCGTCAGGCTTGTTCGACCTTGCGTGTGAGCAACTCGACAAAAGCCTTGGCCATCGGCGACTTCTGATCCTTGCGCTGCACCAGCCACACCGCAGAGATCGCCTCCGGATCAAGCAACGGCCGATACACCACACCGTCGATGCGCATGCGTTGATAGGACGCCGGTAGCACCGAAACACCCAGACCCGCCGCCACCAAACCAATAATCGTCATCGCTTCCCCCGCTTCCTGGGCGAAGTGGGGGCTGAACCCGGCATCGCGGGCCAGGCTTAACAGTTGCGCGTAGAGGCCGCTGCCGTAACTGCGCGGGAAGAACACAAACGGTTCCAGCGCCAGCGCCGAAAGAAACAGGCCATCCTCGCTGCCTTGAGCCAACGGATGCTTGGCGCTCAGTACCGCCACCAAAGGTTCGCGCATCAGCTCGACCACACTCAAGGAATCCGGCAAACCCAGCGGACGCATGATGCCGACCTCGATCGACTCGTCCACCAGCGACTCGGCCACCTGGGTACTGCTCATCTCCCGAAGGTTCAGATGCACGGCCGGAAAGCGCTGGCGGAAAGCGAAAATCGCCTGCGGGATCGTCGAGTTGAACGGCGCCGACGAAGTGAAGCCAATCTTCAGTTCACCCAGTTCACCGAGTTGCGCCCGGCGAGCGACATCCGCGGCTTTGTCGACCTGCGCCAGCACCAGCCGTGCCTCTTCGAGAAACAGTCGGCCAGCCTCACTCAGCTCGACCCGACGATTGGTCCGTTCGAACAGGCGCGCGCCGACCTCTTGCTCCAGCGCCTGAATCTGCTGACTTAGCGGCGGCTGGGAGATGCCCAGCACCTGTGCGGCGCGGCCGAAATGCAGTTCTTCAGCGACAGCGATGAAGTAACGCAGATGACGCAATTCCATGGAAACCCCATTAGGTCGTTAAAGCTATCAAACAGGTCGAACAATATATTGGATAGAAATATTAGCCAGCTATATGATTTTTTCATTGCC
Protein-coding sequences here:
- a CDS encoding LysR family transcriptional regulator produces the protein MELRHLRYFIAVAEELHFGRAAQVLGISQPPLSQQIQALEQEVGARLFERTNRRVELSEAGRLFLEEARLVLAQVDKAADVARRAQLGELGELKIGFTSSAPFNSTIPQAIFAFRQRFPAVHLNLREMSSTQVAESLVDESIEVGIMRPLGLPDSLSVVELMREPLVAVLSAKHPLAQGSEDGLFLSALALEPFVFFPRSYGSGLYAQLLSLARDAGFSPHFAQEAGEAMTIIGLVAAGLGVSVLPASYQRMRIDGVVYRPLLDPEAISAVWLVQRKDQKSPMAKAFVELLTRKVEQA
- a CDS encoding excinuclease — translated: MQVKALIAATLFSLLPSASHATNLMYMPFETVLSDAIRAGRLDGSVKFYLAGNGPQGTQRLLQRDVISDLKTNGFNKSDHDSCEWVLQSNLIKLQAEAKRVGANAVTNIVSYYDQHVRKDLNTYECRAGIFVTRVTLRGDLVRVN